The proteins below come from a single Azospirillum thiophilum genomic window:
- the serA gene encoding phosphoglycerate dehydrogenase, producing MTKLSLSKDKINILLLEGVHDNAIDELARGGYASVERLPRALDEAELLERIGSVHILGIRSRTHLTAKVFEAASKLITVGCFCIGTNQVDLKAARRHGVPVFNAPYSNTRSVAELVIGEIIMLMRGIFEKSQLVHGGGWMKSAKDSYEIRGKTLGIVGYGHIGTQVSILAEAMGMQVRFYDTVRKLALGNARACDSLEELLSVSDVVTLHVPDTPQTRDMIGERELAAMKKGSHLINAARGQVVQIEALAAAMKSGHVLGAAIDVFPVEPGSDKDEFQSALRGIKTAILTPHIGGSTMEAQANIGTEVAQKLIEYSDNGSTVGAVNFPQVALPVQAGCTRFLHVHENRPGMLRKVNEVFSGRDLNIAAQYLQTDPELGYVVVDVNGDVDELEVTNDLRTIEGTLKARFLFPSHR from the coding sequence GTGACCAAGCTCTCGCTCTCCAAGGACAAGATCAACATCCTTCTTCTGGAAGGTGTCCATGACAACGCCATCGACGAGCTGGCCCGCGGCGGCTACGCCTCCGTCGAGCGGCTGCCCCGCGCGCTGGACGAGGCGGAGCTGCTGGAGCGCATCGGTTCGGTCCATATCCTGGGCATCCGCTCGCGCACGCACCTGACCGCCAAGGTGTTCGAGGCGGCGAGCAAGCTGATCACCGTCGGCTGCTTCTGCATCGGCACCAATCAGGTCGACCTGAAGGCGGCGCGGCGCCACGGCGTCCCGGTCTTCAACGCCCCCTATTCCAACACCCGGTCGGTGGCGGAACTGGTGATCGGCGAGATCATCATGCTGATGCGCGGCATCTTCGAGAAGTCGCAGCTGGTCCATGGCGGCGGCTGGATGAAGTCGGCCAAGGACAGCTACGAGATCCGCGGCAAGACGCTGGGCATCGTCGGTTACGGCCATATCGGCACCCAGGTGTCGATCCTGGCCGAGGCGATGGGCATGCAGGTCCGCTTCTACGATACCGTGCGCAAGCTGGCGCTGGGCAACGCGCGGGCCTGCGACTCGCTGGAGGAGCTGCTGTCGGTCTCCGACGTGGTGACGCTGCATGTGCCGGACACCCCGCAGACCCGCGACATGATCGGCGAGCGAGAATTGGCCGCCATGAAGAAGGGCAGCCATCTGATCAACGCCGCCCGCGGCCAGGTTGTGCAGATCGAGGCGCTGGCCGCCGCGATGAAGTCCGGCCATGTGCTGGGCGCCGCCATCGACGTCTTCCCTGTCGAGCCCGGCTCGGACAAGGACGAGTTCCAGAGTGCGCTGCGCGGCATCAAGACCGCCATCCTGACCCCGCACATCGGCGGCTCGACCATGGAGGCCCAGGCCAACATCGGCACCGAGGTGGCGCAGAAGCTGATCGAGTATTCCGACAACGGCTCCACCGTCGGCGCGGTCAACTTCCCGCAGGTGGCGCTGCCGGTGCAGGCCGGCTGCACCCGCTTCCTGCACGTCCACGAGAACCGTCCGGGCATGCTGCGCAAGGTGAACGAGGTGTTCTCCGGCCGCGACCTGAACATCGCGGCCCAGTATCTCCAGACCGATCCGGAGCTGGGCTATGTCGTGGTCGACGTCAACGGCGACGTCGACGAGCTGGAGGTCACCAACGACCTGCGCACCATCGAAGGCACCTTGAAGGCGCGCTTCCTGTTCCCGTCGCATCGGTGA
- a CDS encoding MarR family winged helix-turn-helix transcriptional regulator, which translates to MTADKDDPLLLSNQACFALYSANLAMTRVYRPLLESLGLTYPQYLMMLLLWEEDDQSMKVLGERLGLDSGTLTPLLKRLEGQGLVSRARDPQDERLVRVRLTAEGTALRGKAECLPARITAAAGCSAPELGPLRDALLRLRDDLNRAADRG; encoded by the coding sequence ATGACGGCCGACAAAGACGACCCGCTTCTGCTGTCCAACCAGGCCTGCTTTGCGCTCTATTCGGCCAATCTGGCGATGACGCGTGTCTATCGCCCGCTGCTGGAGTCACTGGGCCTGACCTATCCGCAGTATCTGATGATGCTGCTGCTGTGGGAGGAGGACGACCAGTCGATGAAGGTCCTGGGCGAGCGGCTGGGGCTGGACAGTGGCACACTCACCCCTCTGCTGAAGCGGCTGGAAGGGCAGGGGCTGGTCAGCCGCGCCCGCGACCCGCAGGACGAACGGCTGGTGCGCGTCCGCCTGACCGCGGAGGGGACTGCGCTGCGCGGCAAGGCCGAATGCCTGCCGGCCCGCATCACCGCCGCCGCCGGCTGTTCCGCGCCAGAGCTGGGCCCCCTGCGCGACGCGTTGCTGCGGCTGCGCGACGATCTGAACCGGGCGGCGGATCGGGGCTGA
- the prmB gene encoding 50S ribosomal protein L3 N(5)-glutamine methyltransferase encodes MTTKHTAAAAAAELKTIRDFLRYGVSRFNEADLDYGHGTTTAFDEAVFLVLETLHLPVDQLEPYLESRLTAAEREAVAGILHARIDTRKPAPYLLNKAYIQGIPFYVDERVIVPRSYIGELLFSDLFGGDDFTLVEDPTSVERVLDLCTGSGCLAILAARIFPEAQVDAVDLSPDALEVAKRNVADSGFEDRITLHQGDLFAPLKTRKYDVIITNPPYVDAEAMEALPPEFRAEPALALAGGDDGLDIVRRILKEAPKHLTPDGGLLCEFGTGREILEAEYPHLDFLWLQTANSFGEVFWLTREQLKAGK; translated from the coding sequence GTGACCACCAAGCACACCGCCGCCGCCGCGGCCGCCGAGCTGAAGACCATCCGCGATTTCCTGCGCTACGGCGTCAGCCGCTTCAACGAGGCCGATCTCGATTACGGCCATGGCACCACCACCGCCTTCGACGAGGCGGTGTTCCTGGTGCTGGAAACGCTGCACCTGCCCGTCGACCAGCTCGAGCCCTATCTGGAGTCGCGGCTGACCGCGGCGGAGCGCGAGGCGGTGGCCGGCATCCTCCATGCCCGCATCGACACCCGCAAGCCGGCGCCCTACCTGCTGAACAAGGCCTACATCCAGGGCATCCCCTTCTATGTCGACGAACGGGTGATCGTCCCGCGCTCCTACATCGGCGAACTGCTGTTCTCCGACCTGTTCGGCGGCGACGACTTCACCCTGGTGGAGGATCCGACCTCGGTCGAGCGGGTGCTGGATCTCTGCACCGGCTCCGGCTGTCTCGCCATCCTGGCCGCCCGCATCTTCCCGGAAGCCCAGGTCGACGCCGTCGATCTGTCGCCCGACGCGCTGGAGGTGGCGAAGCGCAACGTCGCCGACAGCGGCTTCGAGGACCGCATCACGCTGCACCAGGGCGACCTGTTCGCCCCGCTGAAGACGCGCAAGTACGACGTCATCATCACCAACCCGCCCTATGTCGACGCCGAGGCGATGGAGGCCCTGCCGCCGGAATTCCGTGCCGAGCCGGCGCTGGCGCTGGCGGGCGGCGATGATGGGCTGGACATCGTTCGCCGCATCCTGAAGGAAGCGCCCAAGCACCTGACCCCGGACGGCGGCCTGCTGTGCGAGTTCGGCACCGGCCGCGAGATCCTGGAGGCCGAGTATCCCCACCTTGACTTCCTGTGGCTGCAGACCGCCAACAGCTTCGGCGAGGTGTTCTGGCTGACGCGCGAACAGTTGAAGGCCGGGAAGTGA
- a CDS encoding alpha/beta fold hydrolase: MTRRTHDIRHSGAVKAFGIAALALGGLAAVNTLVARRDERRHPPEGRFLTVDGVRLHYLEAGSGPPVVLLHGNASTLDDFLASGLFDRLARSHRVIAFDRPGMGYSKRPRGCDWTPEDQADLLARAFVVLGIEQAVVVGHSYATLVALALALDHPDSARGLVLLAGYYFPTTRVDALMVAPVATPVLGDLLRHTLSPPFSKAMMPLMLKAMFSPQPVPDGLTGTFPAALITRPGQLRANAQDGVTMAPAADRLQHRYAGLSLPVVVVAGHDDRVVTQEEQSSRLHHVLPNSTLHWVPGAGHMVHYADPDLVADCVDRLSVENAPAEPLIAE; the protein is encoded by the coding sequence ATGACCCGCCGCACTCACGACATCCGCCACTCCGGCGCCGTCAAGGCTTTCGGCATCGCCGCGCTGGCGCTGGGCGGCCTGGCGGCCGTCAACACACTGGTCGCGCGGCGGGATGAGCGGCGCCATCCGCCCGAAGGGCGTTTCCTGACCGTCGACGGCGTGCGGTTGCATTACCTCGAGGCCGGCAGCGGACCGCCGGTGGTCCTGCTGCACGGCAACGCCTCGACCCTCGACGACTTTCTGGCGAGCGGATTGTTCGACCGGCTGGCGCGGTCCCATCGGGTGATCGCCTTCGACCGGCCGGGCATGGGCTACAGCAAGCGGCCGCGCGGTTGCGACTGGACGCCAGAGGATCAGGCGGATCTGCTGGCCCGGGCCTTTGTCGTCCTGGGGATCGAGCAGGCGGTGGTGGTCGGCCATTCCTATGCCACGCTGGTCGCGCTGGCCCTGGCGCTGGACCATCCGGATTCGGCGCGCGGCCTGGTGCTGCTGGCCGGCTATTATTTCCCGACCACGCGGGTGGACGCGCTGATGGTGGCCCCGGTGGCGACGCCGGTGCTGGGCGACCTGCTGCGCCACACCCTCTCGCCGCCCTTCTCCAAGGCGATGATGCCGCTGATGCTGAAGGCGATGTTCTCCCCCCAGCCGGTGCCGGACGGCCTGACCGGGACCTTCCCGGCCGCCCTGATCACCCGCCCCGGCCAGTTGCGGGCCAATGCCCAGGACGGCGTCACCATGGCTCCCGCAGCCGACCGCTTGCAGCACCGCTATGCCGGACTGTCCCTGCCGGTGGTGGTCGTCGCCGGACATGACGACCGCGTCGTCACGCAGGAGGAGCAGAGCAGCCGCCTGCACCATGTCCTTCCCAACAGCACCCTGCATTGGGTGCCGGGGGCCGGCCACATGGTGCATTATGCCGACCCTGACCTCGTTGCGGATTGCGTCGACAGGCTGTCCGTCGAAAACGCGCCTGCCGAGCCCCTGATCGCCGAGTAA
- the arsC gene encoding arsenate reductase (glutaredoxin) (This arsenate reductase requires both glutathione and glutaredoxin to convert arsenate to arsenite, after which the efflux transporter formed by ArsA and ArsB can extrude the arsenite from the cell, providing resistance.), translated as MSDVTIYHNPRCSKSRETLELLRSRGVEPVVIEYLKTPPTADELTAILAKLGKKPRAVTRAKEAAEAGIARELDGAALVAALSAHPAAIERPIVVRGDHARIGRPPESVLEIL; from the coding sequence ATGAGCGACGTGACGATCTACCATAACCCGCGCTGCAGCAAGTCGCGCGAAACGCTGGAGCTGCTGCGCTCCCGCGGCGTCGAGCCGGTGGTGATCGAGTATCTGAAGACCCCGCCGACCGCCGATGAGCTGACCGCCATCCTGGCCAAGCTGGGCAAGAAGCCGCGCGCCGTCACCCGCGCCAAGGAAGCGGCCGAGGCCGGCATCGCCAGGGAACTGGACGGTGCGGCGCTGGTCGCCGCCCTGTCCGCCCATCCCGCCGCCATCGAACGCCCGATCGTGGTCAGGGGCGACCATGCCCGCATCGGCCGCCCGCCGGAGTCGGTGCTGGAAATCCTGTAA
- a CDS encoding GNAT family N-acetyltransferase: protein MTEDRLRIRPADADDAPDLARLIDIAGGGVYAFLLDGLMPGMSAAEMLMPGLAGRSGSLSHRQSGVAELDGRVIGIAHGYPTDWIRTEDYSGLPPDRVAHMATFSETLDWGSYFLSALTVDPAWRRQGIAGRLLGWFYERARTGGFNRVTLHVWADNAPARRLYAGEGFEEIGQADIPWHPRLPHHGGSILMRRHL from the coding sequence ATGACCGAGGACCGTCTCCGCATCCGGCCGGCCGATGCCGACGACGCGCCGGATCTGGCACGGCTGATCGATATCGCCGGGGGCGGTGTCTACGCCTTCCTGCTCGACGGGCTGATGCCGGGAATGAGCGCGGCGGAGATGCTGATGCCTGGCCTGGCCGGACGCAGCGGCTCGCTGTCGCACCGGCAGAGCGGCGTAGCCGAACTGGATGGACGGGTGATCGGCATCGCCCACGGCTATCCCACCGACTGGATCCGGACGGAGGATTACAGCGGCCTGCCGCCAGACCGTGTCGCCCATATGGCCACATTTTCCGAAACGCTGGACTGGGGCAGCTATTTCCTGTCGGCGCTGACGGTCGATCCCGCATGGCGGCGGCAGGGCATCGCCGGACGGCTGCTCGGCTGGTTCTACGAGCGGGCGCGAACCGGCGGCTTCAACCGCGTCACCCTTCATGTCTGGGCCGACAATGCGCCGGCCCGCCGCCTCTACGCCGGTGAAGGCTTCGAGGAGATCGGACAGGCCGACATCCCCTGGCACCCCCGCCTGCCGCATCATGGCGGCAGCATCCTGATGCGGCGTCACCTCTGA